A window of Spartobacteria bacterium genomic DNA:
TTATTCCAATGGTTGGAAAACTCAACAAAGACTGTTTCTCTGCGGGGATGTGAAGAGTCAAGGGATGTGCGAATCAGAAGCTGGAAGCTTCTGCCACGGCGCTGGAAACATCGCGAGCGGGATATTCATTCGCGTTCATTCGCATGATTCGTGGGCTGAAGGATGCTGTTGTGCGGGGATTTTTTGTCCACGAATTTCACGAATTTTCACGAATGGATCTGATGAGGAAACAGCCGAGAAATTGAGAGGAGGAAGAGACGTTCCAGCCACTCTCTTTCCCCCTTCGTTTCCTTCGTTACCTTGAGCAGCGCGACTGTTTAAATTCCTAATTGATTCGTGGTTAAATAATCTTCTCTCACAGAGACACAGGGCGCACGGAGGGTATGGTGTTTGATTGCGGATGGACGTAAGCCATACGAAGGAAATGAATTCGATGAGCGCTCCGGGGTCTTTCTGTCTTTCCGTCTGAGGATATTCATCGTCCTATAGAGCAAGCCATCGGGCACACCGATGATATTGGGATCCGCATTGCGCGTACGGGTCAACTTTTCACTGAAGACTTCTTTGCCCGGTCTACCAATATTTTTTTTATCTTTGTATCCTCGCACCATGGTGGCCTTCTTTTTTGAGGCGCGTGCATAATTTATGATGCATCCCTGACGTGTGATCCATTCATTCATATCTTTGGCATCCACCCATCCCAGGGTCTTCCGGGAAAAAGTACCAGACGCGCTAGCAAAGGATTCTTCTTCACTGGTTTCAACGCAGCATAGGTACATACTTTGAGATCAATCCAGAGGAGCTCGCCCTGACGGTTTTTTGCATTACACAAAGCACTCAGTGATTGCTGCAGCATCGGCACATCGACACCCTCTGCCGGAACATCGGCCAGCACCGCCACCACGTCCGGTGCTTCATGCTCGTAGCCCGCAAGCACGCCGCCAACCACACTAAAAAGCTGCAGCGCCGCCTGAGTCTGTCCGACTTCCTGAAGATGCTCATAAACCTCCGACACTTTTTGCCGCAGGGCCTCGCGCATCTGCTGCTCAGAAACAAGCGTTTCCAAAACAAAACCATGAATGTTGCTGTCACCAACAGCCAGATTGATATTGGTTGCAGAAACGGTATCGCCTCTGGAAGCAAGCTGTGCATTCACCTCGGATGTCATGATCACGGTGAGGAGGAACGCAGATAGAAATTGTAGAAATCGCGTCTTTTTCATTCGTCTCTCAATGCCTCCTGTGGATCTCGGCGTGCGGCCAGCAGTGCGGGGGCAACAGCAGAACTGGCGGCAAGAACAATGACGCCCACGGCGACCAACAGCATGAACCATGGATCATGATAAAAAAGAGAGAATCCGTCGCTCGCCAGCCCCGACTGTTCGGCAACAACACCTGCCAGTCGATGGTTCAGCAAACCGTCCAGTATGATTCCCGAGGGAATACCAATCGCCGCACCGATGATACCAATAAAGGCTCCTTTGAGCAGGAACACCGACCCCACCAGCTGATTGGATGCACCCAGCGCCTTGAGCAGCCCGATTTCAGCCGCGCCCGCATCCACCTCGGTAAACAGCGTCACCACGATTCCCAGCGTTCCCGCACCCAGAATCGTGATCATCAGCGCACCTGCCGCCATGGTAACAATATGAACCAGTGACAGCAATCCGGCAAACCGGTCAATGGGCATATAGGTCGAAAGCCCGTGCCGTTGAAGCTGTGAACGGGCTTCGCGCGCTGTCTCCAGATCGGAAAAATAGAAATAGGCATAATGGGCTTCCGGCTGCCACGATGCAGTAAACACCTCGGGCGCGGCATCGAATCCCAGCTCGTTCCACAAACGCGGCGAGCACAGGGCAAAACCGTCCGGATGCTTCTGACGCAGTTTCTCCAGATCGGTGTATGGTGACTCGGGCAGCTCTCGTATGCATTCACCGGAGATACTATGAACCGTTCCCGAAGGGGCCCCTTCCGGTCGCAGTGTCAGTTCCACCGACGACATATCCTCTACCCCGAGCTGCTCAGGAAGAACGATCCAGCGATCACTGAGATTGCGGTAACGCCAGCAAAGGAGCGGCACAGAGGAGGTCTTCGGCACAACCGCCACTTCTTCGGTATGCGGATCGGTGCTCGCAACCCCGGCAATGCGATAATTCATGCGGCGGTAGGTTTTCTCCCAGGTGCCGTTGGCTTCAGCCATAATACGAGAATACATTTTCTGGATGACCGCAGGTGTCGTCATACAGGCCCCATCACGCAGATGATCATAAATTCCCGCCACACTTACCTGTGCACTGGCCGCAGGATCATGATTAAACGTCGAAGGCAGAGCCAGCCACACCTTTTTGCCAATCAGCTCAGAAACCGAAGACACATCGGGCAGCTGCTGCAATAGCGCACGGGCCGCATTCATGGTCAAGATAATCTCGTCCGCCTCATCGGCGCTAATCCATGTCCCGGCCTGAACATAATCTGCTACACGTTCTGCCTCCGGATCACCGACAAACGTATTGCCAAGGGAGGAATAAACACCCCCATTTTGTAAATCCAGCGGATCGTGAACCATGAGCTTCCGATCCTCCGAAATCTGCGCATCCCGCATCACAATCGACCGCGATGCCACCAGTGGCGGATGCTCAATCTCATGCGTCACCAAAATAACCGTAGCACCATAACGCTGACTGGCTATGAGCAAACTCGCCAGCACCAGACACTTGTTCGCCGTATCCAGATTTCCCGTTGGCTCATCCGCCAACAGCACATCCGGCCGTTTCACCAACGCCCGTGCCACCGAAATCCGCTGCTTCTGGCCGCCCGACAAATCCCTCGTACGCTTTTTGATGTAGCACCCCATGCCCAACGTGTTCAACACCGCTTCCGCCTCATCCACCTCACGTCCCGACGATACAAAACGCAACCCCATTTCCACATTCGCCTTTGCCGTCAAATGGTTCATCAGATGGTAGTTCTGAAACACAAAACCAATATGATCCGCCCGCCACTGTGACAGCCGCCGCGAACCAATCCCGCTGTGCAGCGATTGGGATAAATCATGTTGAACCCGTTCCCCGCAAAACAAAAATTGCCCCGCCGAAGGTACCGGACTCGGCGTCGCCAAAAAGCCCAGCAAACTGAGCAACGTCGATTACCCCCGAACCCGACTCCCCGGTAATTGCCACAAATTCACCCCGCTGAATATCCAGCGAAATATCTTTGCAACCATGCGCCACACATTCGCCGGTACTATTGTAAAAGGCCTTGCACACACCGTTCAAATGATAAATCGGATAGGCCGCATCCCGTAACTGTGTTTCAGGCCGGAGTACCGCTTGGCGGACACCTTGGCGAGCTTCAACGAGCGTGCTTCCTGATGGGCGCGGGGCTGAAGCCCCCGCGAGACTTCCGCCTGAAGGCGGTACTCCGACGGAGGATGCCTTCGCCTTCGCCTTTGCCCGTTTGTGCTTCTTTTTATGTGATGTCATGGTGATCCTTCCATCCACTTCCGTTGCCTTATTTCTTTTGATAGATCGTTGAATAGTTGTCGCGACGCAATCGAATTACATGTATTTTAAGTGTGCAAGCATAAATATATGCCGTATGTGCTCTGAAGTGCGGGCGGCAAACCGCTCGTCATGTTCTGCGAAAGAATGATTGATGTGAAAGCCGGATTGTGCAAATTTGCTGTGTCAATCTCAAAAGCAAGGAGGTCGTATGCATAATGAATTTACAGCCATAATCGAACATGATGACGAATGGTTTCTGGCCTATTGCCCGGAAGTGCCCGGAGCCAACGGACAGGGAAAGAACAAGTCGGAAGCCATAAAAAGTCTTTCGGACGCTATCGGTCTGATTTTGCAGGATCGCCGGGAAGATGCCCTGCGTGGATTGCCTGCCGATGCAGAAAGAGAGCTTGTGGCTATAGGATGAAACGAAACGACTTGCTTAGGCACTTACGTCGGAACGGATGCTATTTGAAGCGAGAGGGTGGATCGCATTCGCTCTGGTGCAATCCACAAACCGGCTGAGTTGAAGCCATACCACGACACACGGAAATCCCCGACCGCCTTGTCCGCAAGATTTGCAAGTGCCTTTCAATACCCGAAATCGGATGACGCAGAACAACTTTGGAGTGCGTGCGGCAAGCGGTATCCCGCGCGACGCCGCTATGTTCGCGGGGATAAGCGGTACCCCGCGCAGCCCCGCTATTTTGCCCGCAAATGTTGTCATGGTGTATTACCGCTAGGCAGCGACCAACGGGAGCGGCAACAGTACTCCACGTGGCGGCATGCAGGTATGTGTGGCGACATGGGCTTTGCATAGGGAGCCGCCTCGAATACTCGTTGTCTCCCTATAACAAAGCGGTGCCGCGCGGAGTACCACTTGTCACCGCACTCCAAAGGTTTATTCTGACGGTGTTTTTGATCTGATTTTTCAGCAAACATGATCACAGCATTACTCCTTATCCTTACACAAACCATTTACGACGCCTCCCGCAACACATCCCAAGGATCTTGTCGCGCCGCAATGCATGCAGGGATAAAGGCCGCCAAGACCGCAACAAAAAAGGCGGCACCAATCATGAGGAACTGCACTTGCGGAGGCATGACCAGCAAAACAGCCTCTTTTAATTCAAATACCCGCGTGATCCAGGTCGAGAGAAACGGACAAATAAAGCGTTGGCTGATCAATATACCCGAAACACCCGCCAGAAGCCCCGCGACGGCACTTTGCAGGATATACGTCCCGGCGACCCACATGTTCCCGCTGCCTTGTGCTTTCAGCAAGGCAATTTCATACCGCCGACGCGATACCCAGGCCAGAAACGTGCAAAAGATCGACCCACAGGCAGCACCAAGCGTAATAATCAAAATCGTCCATGCACAAACGCGTGCGGTCGTCACCAATCGGATTTTGCCCTCAAATTTGTCAAATGGGGATTTGGCCTCAAACTTATATTCCTGTTCCACCAGCCGACGGGCTTTAAGCAGCGTTTTCCGGTCGCGAAAATAGATCCATGCGCGGTTATAGCCCAACTGCGCAGGGGCACCCTCGACAACGTCGCCATCAGCAGGCAGCGATTTGTCTTTCTCGATAGATGTGGTGATGGCCGACTGAACGGCACTGGCCAAGACATCCTGCCAAAGCTGATCGGCCACCTTTTTCGGTAAAACCAGCTGCATTTTAGAAGGATCTGAAATCCAGTAACCGGCCATGTCCCTTAATGTTCTTTTTTAGGTTTAATCATCGCTTGACAACAGCGACGAACGAGCTATTTTACATGTCTGACAAGTAGACATCCGACATTCTGACAAGGAGTTTCATAGCGACATGCAACCGATCAAAAAACAGCGAGTTTCCAGCATGGTCATCGATGCCATCGAGAAAATGGTCGTCGACAACAAACTGCCCCCCGGGGCAAAGCTCTTTTCAGAGAATGAGTTGAGCAAGGCACTTGAGGTGAGCAGAGCTTCTGTTCGGGAAGCGATTCGGATCATGGAAGTTACAGGACGGGTGGTCGTCAAACAAGGAGCGGGAGCCTTTTTGGCCGACCCTCTTTCGGCGGAAATGCAGCCCCTGGCAACCTGGCTCAACAATAACCGGGAACTATTGGCGGAACATTTCGCAGTACGGATTCTGATCGAACCGCACAGCGCGGCCAAGGCTGCCGTAAATCTTGACGCCAGAGAACTGCAGCAGCTTCATGCGGCCTGCGACGCCTTCGACGAAGCCCTCGCCAGAAATGACATGCAGGCCCTGCTGCAAGCGGACAAGAAGTTTCATTTGACGATCGCCAAAGCCGCGCGAAACCGAACCCTCTACATGCTGATGAAAACAATGACCAACTCCCTGTCCGAGGGATGGATCTCCAGTCTCAACACACCTGGTCGTCTGGAAAAAACCGTGCGTGAGCACCGGGATCTTCTCGACGCTCTGGAACAGCACCAGTCTGAAAAAGCGGCAGAACTGGTCAAACATCACCTCGAGCAGGCTCTGCTCGAAATCAACGAATATTGCAACGACGAAAAGGCAGAACAACTATGACACTACGCATCACCACCCTGATTGAGGACAGCCGGGGAGAACATCTTCAGCTGACAAAAGAACACGGTTTATCATTTTTTATTGAGACCGAAGGACATGCGCTTCTTTTTGACACAGGAAAAAGTGCCGCTTTCCTTAGTAATGCCAGCGAACTCGGACTTGATTTATCTCGCACGGAAACGATCTTACTCAGCCATGGACACTATGACCATTCCGGCGGTCTTCGGCATTTAATTGAAAAGGTCACAAACCGTTTTGATCTATTGGTAAGCCCCGGTTTTTTTGATCCTAAATACGGGTTTAACGGGCTGGCCTATGAATTCCTCGGCAACAACTTCGACCAGGCGTTTCTCTCGCAGCATTCGGTCAGCTGCTCCTACCTTGAAGAAGACGTCCGACAGGTCGTACCGCATGTCTGGGCTATCCGCAATTTCCCGCGCAGAAACGCGGTGGAAATCAATAATCCCCGTTTTTACGTGGATCGAGACGGTACCATGGAGATCGACGATTTTCGTGATGAACTGGCCATGGTCATCGAAACACCTAAGGGTCTGATTGTACTGCTGGGCTGCAGCCACCCGGGATTATTGAACATGCTGGATCGCGTCAAGAGCCATTTCCAGCAGCCCATCCACACCATTATGGGGGGAACTCATCTGGTGGAAGCCGACACGGAACGTCTCGAAGCAACCGCAGCGTTTCTTCAGGCAGAACAGATTCATTGCCTAGGAGTTTCACACTGCACAGGGCCGGCAGGCACAGCCCGCCTGAAAGAAATATTTGGAGAGCGATTCTTCTACAATCGAACCGGGAGTTCGCTCATCGTCGGATGAGTTCACAATACAGATATAACCCAACAGGAACACAGAAATAACCCAACAAAAGAAGGAGTAATATGATGAGTGGTATAGGAATGTTCGCGATCGTTTTGATCGCCGTGGTAGGAATGATTGTTTTGATTTCGAAATTCAAGTGGCATCCCTTCATCGTCCTGCTTTTGGCGGCGTACTTTGTCGGCATGGCATCAGGACTGCCAGTGGAAAAGACGATATCCATCGTCAAAAACGGCTTTGGCGGGATTCTAGGTAATATCGGGATCGTCATCATCTGCGGCACCATTATCGGGGTGATACTCGAGAAAACCGGGGCGGCATTGACCATGGCCAACTCGATTCTCAAAATTATCGGCAAAGATAAAGCGCCGTTGACTATGGCTCTGACGGGTTACATCACGAGCATACCTGTGTTCTGTGACTCCGGATTTGTGATTCTCTCGCCCATCAACCGGGCTTTAGCTGAAAAAACCGGCAAATCTCTAGCCATCATGGCCACAGCCCTCAGTGCCGGATTGTACGCAACCCATTGCCTGGTGCCTCCGACTCCGGGCCCGATCATCATGGCCGACACCTTAAACGCCAATCTCGGCCTGACCATTCTCATCGGATTAGGGATCTCCGTCCCGGTCATGCTTGCCGGCTATTTCTTTGCCATAAAGGTCGCTAAACGCTATCAGATCGATGCCAATCCTGAAGTCACCCTCGAAGATCTTCTTGCAAAATACGGTTCGCTTCCCAGCACCACCAAGTCTTTTGCACCAATTGTATTACCAATCATCCTTATCGCCCTCAAATCCATCGCCGATTTTCCCTCAGCCCCCATTGGCAGTGGCTATGCTAAAGCATTTTTCGACTTCATCGGCAACCCTGTAACCGCACTGATTCTAGGCGTATTCCTCGCGATCAACCTTATCCACAAAAGCGAAAAGAAAAACACCTTCAAACTTCTTGACGAAGGGATCAAACATTCCGCCTCCATTCTTGCTATCACAGGTGCGGGCGGCGCACTCGGACTCGTCCTCAGAGAACTTCCCCTGGCCGATGCCCTCAGCAATTCGCTGTTACAATATAATCTGGGACTGCTCATTCCTTTCGTCATTGCCATGTTGCTGAAAACCGCCATGGGCGCATCCACCGTCGCCATGATTATCACCTCGGCCATGGTCGCCCCGCTTATGATCCAAATGGGATTAACATCCGAACTGGCCAGAGTACTGACGGTAATGGCTATCGGTGCCGGTGCCATGACCGTATCCCACGCCAACGACAGCTACTTCTGGGTTGTATCGCAGTTTTCTGACATGGATACGACGACCGCCTATAAGTGCCAGACGGGCGTTACGCTGGTTCAAGGGGTCACCGCCATCATCATCATTCAGATCATAGCCTTTCTCTTTGTTTAAGACACCGCTAATATAGGTAATCATCAAGAGGCGGATCCGCGATGACGGATCGCAGATCCGCCGACCTTTCACAAACAAAAAATATTTAAGGGATGGGCTCCATGTTTAAGAAAATGGCTGGTTTTTTCTGGAATCGTTTTGCATTCAACAATCTGGTTTCGGGCAACTACGAGAAAGCGGAAAAGTATTTCCGCAAGCTCTATCGTCAAGATTCTGATCGGTTGGGAGTCCGTTACAATCTAGCTTTGTCCAGACTGGCTCAGAAAGACTACACAGAAGCCGAAACCCTGTTCCAGGAAGAAATACAGTGCTTTGGCAAAAATACCGAACGGCTCAAAGCCCTGGGTGATCTTTACTGGCTCCGGGGGGAAAGAGACGCCGCAGCCGACTATTATCAGCAGACGCTCGAGCATGACCCAAGCGGTTCCTACCGGCACCTGCTAAACGCCCGGCTGACAAAATGCCGCGACAAAACCCAGTTTGCCAACGCGCAGGAAGGGCTAAAGCACTATGAGCACGGCGACCTGCTGCTTAACGCCAACGACCTTGATCAGGCATTCGAAGAATACCTGACGGCAGCCGATCTCGACGACAGCAATTTTCAAGCCTTCAATAATCTCGGCACCATTCTGTTAAACCATCGCAAACAACCCGCCGAAGCCATTCCCTGGTTTGAAAAAGCCCTCGCCCTAACCTCTCTACCAACCCTGCAAAACAATCTTCGCAAGGCGCAGGACGATCTGGCCGGAAGGAACAAACATGACACAGGACAAAGAACTTCAGGATCTCAACCACATTTTCCGGGCAGGCTTGGCACAGGTCGATCCCTACCAGATGATTATTAATCAGGTAACCTGTCAGGGCGACCTGCTGAAAATTGAGAATCCCAACCAGGAACTGGAATTTGACTTACGTAAATTCGAGCGCATTGTCGTGCTCGGGGCGGGCAAAGCAACAGCCAAGATGGCTCTGGCCATTGAGAACATTTTGGGCACCCGCATCTCCGAAGGACTCATCTCCGTCAAACATGGACACATCGAAAAGCTGAATTATGTCAAAACCATCCAGGCAGGCCATCCGGTTCCTGATGATGAAAGCCTGCGGGCTTCTCAGGAAATCGCAAAAATCTGCCGTCACGGCGATGAGCGCACCCTCTTTATCAATCTTATTTCCGGCGGCGGCTCAGCGCTCCTGAGCCTGCCCGCAGCGGAACTGACGCCCGAAGAAAAACGCGAGACCACGAGCCAGCTGCTGGCCTGCGGAGCGGATATCGGCGAACTGAACGGTATCCGTAAACATCTTTCGGGAATCAAAGGCGGACAGCTCGCCGCCCTGATGGCACCCGCCACCTCGCTGAATCTCATTCTCTCCGACGTGGTCGGGGATCGACTGGACACCATCGCTTCCGGTCTCACTGCCGGAGACCAAACCACCTTTGCACAGGCCATGGCGACGATCAATAAGTACCAGTTGGCCGACAA
This region includes:
- a CDS encoding ATP-binding cassette domain-containing protein codes for the protein MLSLLGFLATPSPVPSAGQFLFCGERVQHDLSQSLHSGIGSRRLSQWRADHIGFVFQNYHLMNHLTAKANVEMGLRFVSSGREVDEAEAVLNTLGMGCYIKKRTRDLSGGQKQRISVARALVKRPDVLLADEPTGNLDTANKCLVLASLLIASQRYGATVILVTHEIEHPPLVASRSIVMRDAQISEDRKLMVHDPLDLQNGGVYSSLGNTFVGDPEAERVADYVQAGTWISADEADEIILTMNAARALLQQLPDVSSVSELIGKKVWLALPSTFNHDPAASAQVSVAGIYDHLRDGACMTTPAVIQKMYSRIMAEANGTWEKTYRRMNYRIAGVASTDPHTEEVAVVPKTSSVPLLCWRYRNLSDRWIVLPEQLGVEDMSSVELTLRPEGAPSGTVHSISGECIRELPESPYTDLEKLRQKHPDGFALCSPRLWNELGFDAAPEVFTASWQPEAHYAYFYFSDLETAREARSQLQRHGLSTYMPIDRFAGLLSLVHIVTMAAGALMITILGAGTLGIVVTLFTEVDAGAAEIGLLKALGASNQLVGSVFLLKGAFIGIIGAAIGIPSGIILDGLLNHRLAGVVAEQSGLASDGFSLFYHDPWFMLLVAVGVIVLAASSAVAPALLAARRDPQEALRDE
- a CDS encoding type II toxin-antitoxin system HicB family antitoxin, encoding MHNEFTAIIEHDDEWFLAYCPEVPGANGQGKNKSEAIKSLSDAIGLILQDRREDALRGLPADAERELVAIG
- a CDS encoding ABC transporter permease, with product MAGYWISDPSKMQLVLPKKVADQLWQDVLASAVQSAITTSIEKDKSLPADGDVVEGAPAQLGYNRAWIYFRDRKTLLKARRLVEQEYKFEAKSPFDKFEGKIRLVTTARVCAWTILIITLGAACGSIFCTFLAWVSRRRYEIALLKAQGSGNMWVAGTYILQSAVAGLLAGVSGILISQRFICPFLSTWITRVFELKEAVLLVMPPQVQFLMIGAAFFVAVLAAFIPACIAARQDPWDVLREAS
- a CDS encoding FadR family transcriptional regulator codes for the protein MQPIKKQRVSSMVIDAIEKMVVDNKLPPGAKLFSENELSKALEVSRASVREAIRIMEVTGRVVVKQGAGAFLADPLSAEMQPLATWLNNNRELLAEHFAVRILIEPHSAAKAAVNLDARELQQLHAACDAFDEALARNDMQALLQADKKFHLTIAKAARNRTLYMLMKTMTNSLSEGWISSLNTPGRLEKTVREHRDLLDALEQHQSEKAAELVKHHLEQALLEINEYCNDEKAEQL
- a CDS encoding MBL fold metallo-hydrolase, with amino-acid sequence MTLRITTLIEDSRGEHLQLTKEHGLSFFIETEGHALLFDTGKSAAFLSNASELGLDLSRTETILLSHGHYDHSGGLRHLIEKVTNRFDLLVSPGFFDPKYGFNGLAYEFLGNNFDQAFLSQHSVSCSYLEEDVRQVVPHVWAIRNFPRRNAVEINNPRFYVDRDGTMEIDDFRDELAMVIETPKGLIVLLGCSHPGLLNMLDRVKSHFQQPIHTIMGGTHLVEADTERLEATAAFLQAEQIHCLGVSHCTGPAGTARLKEIFGERFFYNRTGSSLIVG
- a CDS encoding GntP family permease; the encoded protein is MSGIGMFAIVLIAVVGMIVLISKFKWHPFIVLLLAAYFVGMASGLPVEKTISIVKNGFGGILGNIGIVIICGTIIGVILEKTGAALTMANSILKIIGKDKAPLTMALTGYITSIPVFCDSGFVILSPINRALAEKTGKSLAIMATALSAGLYATHCLVPPTPGPIIMADTLNANLGLTILIGLGISVPVMLAGYFFAIKVAKRYQIDANPEVTLEDLLAKYGSLPSTTKSFAPIVLPIILIALKSIADFPSAPIGSGYAKAFFDFIGNPVTALILGVFLAINLIHKSEKKNTFKLLDEGIKHSASILAITGAGGALGLVLRELPLADALSNSLLQYNLGLLIPFVIAMLLKTAMGASTVAMIITSAMVAPLMIQMGLTSELARVLTVMAIGAGAMTVSHANDSYFWVVSQFSDMDTTTAYKCQTGVTLVQGVTAIIIIQIIAFLFV
- a CDS encoding tetratricopeptide repeat protein, whose product is MGSMFKKMAGFFWNRFAFNNLVSGNYEKAEKYFRKLYRQDSDRLGVRYNLALSRLAQKDYTEAETLFQEEIQCFGKNTERLKALGDLYWLRGERDAAADYYQQTLEHDPSGSYRHLLNARLTKCRDKTQFANAQEGLKHYEHGDLLLNANDLDQAFEEYLTAADLDDSNFQAFNNLGTILLNHRKQPAEAIPWFEKALALTSLPTLQNNLRKAQDDLAGRNKHDTGQRTSGSQPHFPGRLGTGRSLPDDY
- a CDS encoding glycerate kinase, which gives rise to MTQDKELQDLNHIFRAGLAQVDPYQMIINQVTCQGDLLKIENPNQELEFDLRKFERIVVLGAGKATAKMALAIENILGTRISEGLISVKHGHIEKLNYVKTIQAGHPVPDDESLRASQEIAKICRHGDERTLFINLISGGGSALLSLPAAELTPEEKRETTSQLLACGADIGELNGIRKHLSGIKGGQLAALMAPATSLNLILSDVVGDRLDTIASGLTAGDQTTFAQAMATINKYQLADKLPGHVLRHLKAGERREIAETPAPGDPVFHHVHNILIGTNYTALLAAGKEAEKLGYHPVILSSQITGEAREAAKFLAGIGKDIAAHDLLAAKPACLIAGGETTVTLRGKGLGGRNQEMALAFLAEIQNDPDGTRNLHFLSAATDGNDGPTDAAGGFASHNVLQAAQTQGLSIQHFLSENNSYAFFDKAGYLYKTGPTNTNVCDLQMLIVTE